The genomic DNA TAAAAACTCTCCAGGAAATTTTTTCCCCCGTCCGGATAATATTCCCAGGCATTTTCACCGTCAAGAATGACCGGGACCAGGTAGTTTTTGCCATCATCCGGCAAACTGATCTTGATATTACGCAAATGAGAGGCAAAATCACGGAGCGAATCGTTAATTGCCCAGCGTTGATACACAAAGCCGATCTGGTCGGATAAAAAATGGTTACGGAAGATCATCGCGACCTCTGCCCCATCATGCTCAACTAAATATGGCTGATAAAGGTCGGCCGCCGCCATGGCCCGCCCTCTCATTTCAATTTTATGGAGTGAGCGCTCCAAAATACCCTCGTCGGTTGCCAGCCACTTAATCCCCGCCCGAGCTACTAACGGAATGACCGCTTCAGAAACCGAGCCTTCGGAAGGCCACATTCCGGCCGGCTTTGAACCAAAACGCTCCGCAAAATAATCGACCGCCTGGCTAATCTGTGCGGCGGCATCTTCAGGGTGCTGAAAAGCTGAAGGAGGGAGCTTGGCCAGCGGCATCGCCTCTTTCGCCGAGTTAGTATCGCAAAGAAGCGGAAGGATCGGATGATAGAACGGGGTTGTGGTCAATTCGATCTGGCCCCGATCGCTTAGTTCCTTATACTTTGGAATAATCTTCCCCATTACTTCCCACTGCTTCTGAATAACCGCTTTTTTATCGTCACTGGAAAAATATTTCCCTTTGACTAAAAGTTCTTTAACCACCGGGTCTTCATGGCGATAGATAAAGCCAAACCAGGCCAGGTTGAACCAGACCTGAAGGTCAAGCAGTTCTTGTGGGGAAAATCGTTTGGCAACCTTGGCCAGTTCGGCCTGGGAGACAAACCGTCCCCTTTTCAAAAGAAGGTCCCGGTAGCGCGGATATGGATTAACCATCGTCTCCCAGTTGGCCATGAAAAAGTACTGCAGGAGCGAGACTTTTTCCGCCTGGGTCAGGTCAGAAGGGTTTTTTCTGGTCAGATCGAGCAGGACGTCGGTCGCGTTATTATGGACGTAATCCTCGATCTGCAAAAGGAGAGAAGGGACCAGGTTGAAGGTGACGTGAACATCGGGAAAGCGGTCCAGGACCGCGACCATGTCGTAATAATCTTTTACGGCATGCATCCTGACCCAGGGCATAAAGTATTCCCCTCTTACCAGGTCTTTATAAAACGGCTGGTGCATGTGCCAGACCAGCGCCAGGGAGACCGGCCGATTGGTCATCTTTTCTCTCTCTCGGACATCGAAACCCCTTTGTTGATCACCCACATCGCAAAAATTAGAGCGACGACCGTGATCAAAAATATCGTCCCGCAAATTATCAAAGTTATTACTATCGGAGTATTCACTCTCCACCTCCTCCATACACAGACTGGTAACGCTGAACAAAGGAATCCTTGCCGCCGACCATCAGCATCGTCAGCGGCATCACTTCTTTGGCCATTTTGGTCATCGCCCCGGATAGCTCGTTGATATCCCACTGGGCATGGGCATCTTCCCTCAAGCGAGAGAGATGATAAAGTTCGCGCGCGTTGATGGTCAGCAAGGCTCTCCGGCGGTGTGCCCCGGTCAAAACATAAGGAGCGGCAGCCGGGAAATGAGTAACTATTTTAGAAAACAAATCATTGGTTTTTTTAATAAGCGCCTCAACCTCATTATCACCAACCAGCCTGGCTGGCAAGGTCACGCCAAGTAGCGGCTCGTAAGGCTGAGTCGTCAAGGTCAAAGGACGATGGCGCTTCAACTGGGCAAAACACCCGGCGGACATGACCAGGTCAAAGGTTAGGGTGACATGCTCAAACTCCCGCAAAACCGCGTTGAAAAAGTTCAGGTGCCGACAAGCCTGTTTGACCGCTTTTTCCCTTTCCAGCCGGGACATGCCCTTCACCTGGCGCCGGCAATTAAGGTATGAGATTGTTGACGAAGAATGAAGCAAGGCCGAGACCAGCTTAATATCAGCATCTTTTGTATAGTCGACTAAAACGCAAGGCTGAGACCGGAAGCGCTTGCGCTCCCATTTACCTTTGAAGAATTTTTGCAGATCGGCAGAAGTCCGCGATTCATAGTTGGTCGCTTCGGTATAGCGGATCAGTGATGGCGCAACTTTCGCGGCAAGAGCCAAGAGCTCTTTGCCCAATCCCCTGACCTCGGCCAATTGGCTGGAGGCAAACCGCCTGATCATCAACTCCAAAGTCCGGGCATTAACCGTCATCCCCAACTGCCCCATAGTCGATAAAGGTGTAACATAACGGGCGTCTTCCGGTTCGACCCCGCGCCCAAGCAGGGCCTGATACAGCCGGTTCTGTTTTTCCGTCAAGTCAGCAATTGGCCCGGCAAATTCGCTTGAAGCCAGCTCTGCTGGAATATAACAATTATCTTCAAGTTTTTGGTAGCGCTGTGATTTTTCGGTGTAGGAAGCAAGCCGAAATTTTTCCAGCTCTTCGATCGCCAGGCGGGAGAGATCGATAATGTCAAAATTAAAAACCGCGTGCTCGGCAACTGAGGAATGTCCCATGTCAAAAATAATCTTAGCGTTTGACTGGCGGGCTTTCCCTACTTCTTTCCGGGCGATCAGTCGGAGTTCATCGACCGGCCGGGGATCGCGCGATATCCTGGCGTAGGCGGCCGACAGGGTCTCGGGAGTAAGATCGTCCCGGGAAGAACCACGGGAGATTTCGGCCAGAACATCAGTATCAACATTATAACCGGCGAGGAGTACTTTCACGGGATTATTTTAGCATAGACCGGCCCAGGCAAGCTAGTTTAATTCGATCTCGACCATCTCTCCTTTTTTAAGCGGCCGGGGATCGTCCAGAAAAAGAAGCTGGCCGGCTATCTCGCCCAGATCGGGCTCGTGGCCAACGCAAAGGATCCGCTCAAATTGGCGGTTTCGATCCAGGATATCCATCAAGTCGCTCATCTCGCAACCGGGTGCCAGGAGGTCCTCAACAAAGACCTTGTCCCGCTCTTTTAAGGCATCGGCCACGATCTCGGCGGTCTGGTAGGCCCTGACAAACGGGGAAGTAACGATCACATCAAAAACCTGGTTTTCTTCCGCCAGTTCATCTGCCAATCGACCGATCTGTTCCCGCCCAGCATCAGTCAACGGCCTCTCCCTGTCTTCATTATAATCGGCTGACGGAGCCGCCGCGCCATGTCGAAGCAAAAAAAGTTTCATCTTTAAACGATCCCGGCCGCCTGATGGCTCTTCTTGATCTCGTCGGCTAAATTATCAAGAGCGGCGTATTCGGCCTCGCGCGGGGCGCCTTTGGCGATCACCGGCTCAATGACCGTCACCTTTAGGTTAGAAATGGCGGCAGAGAGCATTTCAACCATCTTCCCCCCCCAGCTAAACGACCCAATGATCGAAGCAAACTTAGTTTTGGGACGAAGCGCGTTGGCCAGCAGAGCGGCATAAGCGGCCAGCGGGTGCGGACCGACTAAAACGGTCGGGGTCCCAATAACGATCGTCGCGGCGTCAACCAGGTCCATTGCCAGTTCGCCGATATCGGTCCTGGAAAGATTATAAGGCTTGACCACGATACCTCTGGCGATCAAAGCGTTGATCAGATACTCGACCATCTCCTGGGTGCTCCCGTGCATGGAAACATAAGGGAGAACCACTTCATTTTTGACCTGGTCGCCGGCCCAGTCGGCATAAGCGTCCATGATCATTTCAGGCTGATCATAGACCGGCCCATGGCTTGGAGCAATTATCGTAAAATCGACCGTTTTTAATTTCTCAAGATGCTGTTTGATTGAAGTCCTAAATGGCATCATGATCTCGGCGTAATACCGTTTTGCCGAGCGGAGAACATGGGGTTGATCGGTCACAAATAGCGGCGCGGCGGCCAGATGCGAGCCAAAAAAATCGCAGGTAAACAAGATCTTATCTTCTTTCAGGTAAGTCAGCATCGTTTCCGGCCAGTGGACCCAGGGGGCAAAAATAAACTCCAAAGTTTTATCGCCCAACGAAAGGATCTCCCGGTCATTGATCACTATGAATTTTTCTTCCGGCAAAAGCAAAAGAGAGATCAGCATCTCTTTACACTTGGCGTTGGTCACGACCTTGGCCATCGGAAAAAGCTCCAGAATGAAAGGGAGCGAGCCGGAATGGTCCTGTTCGGCGTGGTGGGCGATAATGTAATCGATCTTTTCAATGCTTAGCTCGTTCAGGTTTTCAACGAGAGAAGAGACTTTGGCCGGATCGACCGTGTCTAACAGAGCCGTCTTGTCGCTCCCCTGGACCAAATATGAATTATAGCTTGTCCCCTCGGGGAGCGGGATCAACTCGTCAAAAAGCCGCCGGTCAAAATCGATCGCCCCGACTTCAAATATTTTATCTTTTAATCTTCTTACCGCCATAATATTTATCCTTCCGCTTTAAATTGGTCTTTCCCCGCCCCGCAGATCGGGCAGACCCAACCGGCCGGTAAATTTTCAAATGATGTCCCCGGCGCCGCCCCGGAGTCAGGACCCCCTTTAGCTGGATCATAAACATAACCGCAGACCTGACAGATATATTTTTTCATGTTTTACCCCTTCGCCGACCAAAGCCCGTGCAGATTGCAATACTCGCGGGCCGAAGCCGACTGGCCGCTGACGCAAAATTCAGCTTCCGGCTTATCCCCCGGTTTCAGGAATTTCCGATAAGCTTTGCCATCCGCCAAAAGTTCGATCCACTCAATGTAATGTTTTTCTTCCATCGGATGAGGGACAGCCCCGATCTTGACCAGAAATCCGTCCGCTGTTTTCTCGATGACAGGGACATGTTTCTCTTTGGCCGCGTCAACCGTGTTCTCGACCTGTTCTTTCATCGGCTTGCCGCAGCAGACCAGCTCCCCATCCCCCGCGCGCAAAACTTCGACAATATTCCCGCAGATTTCGCATTTATAGATACCCATTTTCTTTGCCATGTTCACCCTCCTGTTTAATCGCTTAGCCGGCCGCTATGCTTGACGACCTTCCCCTCTACCATGTAAACGATATCTTCGCAAATGTTTGTCGCGTGATCAGATATCCTCTCCAGATGCCGGGAGACCAGCAACAGCGGGATCGCTTTGGCGACGGTCGTTGAATCCTTGCTCATGATCTCGACCAGTTCATCATGCACCAGGTCACGCAGTTTGTCGACCTCTTTTTCTTTTGCCCAAATCTCTTTGGCTTTTTTCAGGTCCCGGTTAATAAAAGCGTCAAGGGCCAGCCCGACCGATTCCTGGGCCAATCTCGCCATTTTGGGAATATCGATGAGAGGCTTGAGGAGCGGCTGGCCGGACAGTTCGATCGCCCGCTGGGCGATATCTTCAGAGAGATCGCCAATCCTTTCCAGATCGTTGGCGATCCGCATTCCGGTCATCAGAAACCGGAGGTC from Candidatus Margulisiibacteriota bacterium includes the following:
- a CDS encoding FAD-dependent thymidylate synthase, whose amino-acid sequence is MKVLLAGYNVDTDVLAEISRGSSRDDLTPETLSAAYARISRDPRPVDELRLIARKEVGKARQSNAKIIFDMGHSSVAEHAVFNFDIIDLSRLAIEELEKFRLASYTEKSQRYQKLEDNCYIPAELASSEFAGPIADLTEKQNRLYQALLGRGVEPEDARYVTPLSTMGQLGMTVNARTLELMIRRFASSQLAEVRGLGKELLALAAKVAPSLIRYTEATNYESRTSADLQKFFKGKWERKRFRSQPCVLVDYTKDADIKLVSALLHSSSTISYLNCRRQVKGMSRLEREKAVKQACRHLNFFNAVLREFEHVTLTFDLVMSAGCFAQLKRHRPLTLTTQPYEPLLGVTLPARLVGDNEVEALIKKTNDLFSKIVTHFPAAAPYVLTGAHRRRALLTINARELYHLSRLREDAHAQWDINELSGAMTKMAKEVMPLTMLMVGGKDSFVQRYQSVYGGGGE
- the sixA gene encoding phosphohistidine phosphatase SixA, whose protein sequence is MKLFLLRHGAAAPSADYNEDRERPLTDAGREQIGRLADELAEENQVFDVIVTSPFVRAYQTAEIVADALKERDKVFVEDLLAPGCEMSDLMDILDRNRQFERILCVGHEPDLGEIAGQLLFLDDPRPLKKGEMVEIELN
- a CDS encoding FprA family A-type flavoprotein; this encodes MAVRRLKDKIFEVGAIDFDRRLFDELIPLPEGTSYNSYLVQGSDKTALLDTVDPAKVSSLVENLNELSIEKIDYIIAHHAEQDHSGSLPFILELFPMAKVVTNAKCKEMLISLLLLPEEKFIVINDREILSLGDKTLEFIFAPWVHWPETMLTYLKEDKILFTCDFFGSHLAAAPLFVTDQPHVLRSAKRYYAEIMMPFRTSIKQHLEKLKTVDFTIIAPSHGPVYDQPEMIMDAYADWAGDQVKNEVVLPYVSMHGSTQEMVEYLINALIARGIVVKPYNLSRTDIGELAMDLVDAATIVIGTPTVLVGPHPLAAYAALLANALRPKTKFASIIGSFSWGGKMVEMLSAAISNLKVTVIEPVIAKGAPREAEYAALDNLADEIKKSHQAAGIV
- a CDS encoding rubredoxin, yielding MKKYICQVCGYVYDPAKGGPDSGAAPGTSFENLPAGWVCPICGAGKDQFKAEG
- a CDS encoding desulfoferrodoxin, with product MAKKMGIYKCEICGNIVEVLRAGDGELVCCGKPMKEQVENTVDAAKEKHVPVIEKTADGFLVKIGAVPHPMEEKHYIEWIELLADGKAYRKFLKPGDKPEAEFCVSGQSASAREYCNLHGLWSAKG
- the phoU gene encoding phosphate signaling complex protein PhoU encodes the protein MDHKRVFDQEMGELKDTILKMGVMVQGLIYKSVDSLKKLDKELAEEVVREDERVDQLELEIDEKCIQLVALRQPEASDLRFLMTGMRIANDLERIGDLSEDIAQRAIELSGQPLLKPLIDIPKMARLAQESVGLALDAFINRDLKKAKEIWAKEKEVDKLRDLVHDELVEIMSKDSTTVAKAIPLLLVSRHLERISDHATNICEDIVYMVEGKVVKHSGRLSD